The following are from one region of the Magallana gigas chromosome 4, xbMagGiga1.1, whole genome shotgun sequence genome:
- the LOC105326757 gene encoding uncharacterized protein, whose amino-acid sequence MASQLFQNILAAARNQTTISKKAEMNKLVIFCALVGFCIAGEYSTHTDGYGVGGHSGYGNVGHGYGQVGGGVLGGGGGGLIGGGPVGGVGGPGGVGGVIGGGTGGIFHAAGFPKYGTCPFGFNPLELGPYCSNDEHCHGVQKCCYVPGNGQRCQIPREYQKPGSCNTNYELSGWVRRACNDDTTCRYGKCCRRASSGQVDTCTYQFHGPIPGGPGIPGGPGIPGVPGPIYPIPHQPGHGGHGGHGYGQTYSKHSKVY is encoded by the exons ATGGCGTCACAATTATTCCAAAATATTCTTGCGGCCGCACGGAATCAAACAACG ATTTCCAAAAAAGCTGAAATGAATAAATTGGTGATTTTCTGTGCCTTAGTCGGGTTCTGCATTGCTGGCGAATATTCCACACATACGGATGGTTACGGAGTTGGTGGACATAGCGGATACGGTAATGTTGGACACGGATATGGACAAGTAGGAGGGGGCGTCCTAGGAGGTGGTGGCGGAGGGTTGATAGGAGGTGGACCTGTAGGTGGTGTCGGAGGACCTGGGGGTGTTGGAGGGGTCATTGGAGGAGGCACAGGAGGAATTTTTCACGCAGCAG gcTTTCCAAAGTATGGAACATGTCCATTTGGATTCAATCCTCTCGAACTCGGTCCATATTGTTCAAACGACGAACACTGTCACGGAGTACAGAAATGTTGTTATGTTCCTGGCAATGGTCAAAGATGCCAAATTCCAAGAGAATACCAGAAACCAGGTTCTTGCAACACAAACTATGAATTAAGTGGGTGGGTGCGCAGAGCATGTAACGATGATACCACATGTCGCTATGGCAAATGTTGTAGACGAGCTTCAAGTGGTCAAGTTGACACATGCACGTACCAATTCCATGGTCCTATCCCAGGCGGTCCTGGAATCCCAGGTGGTCCCGGAATCCCAGGTGTTCCGGGTCCTATTTATCCTATCCCGCATCAACCTGGTCACGGAGGTCACGGAGGCCACGGATATGGACAAACATATTCCAAACACTCGAAAGTCTACTAA